In Electrophorus electricus isolate fEleEle1 chromosome 10, fEleEle1.pri, whole genome shotgun sequence, the genomic window GGTGCCCTTCACTGGGGAGAAGAAAGGTAATACAGCTACTACATCTGTGGACAAAGAGTTACAATGATGAGGGTAGTTACAGTACAGCATGCCTTTGTTGAGATAATCTGTATCTGCCCCTCTAGGGAAGAAATTTATCCCCAAGCCTGGAACAGGACAGATCCCTATTGAAGAGCAGATCACTCTGGAGCCAGAGTTGGAAGAAGCTCTGAAAAATGCCACGGATGCTGAGATGTGTGACATTGCAGGTGGGTGACATGGAAAACTGGCTGGCAGATCTCAGTGGGGTGCACTTTGGACCTTTGCTTAACCCACCACTGTTCAGATTCTCAGAGCATACCAGCGCAACAGGCCTTCAAATAATGTAAGTCAGTTAACACACAGTGGTCTCTGCTAGTCAACCTAGTAATACAGGTCAATTACTTTGGTCTGACCAAAtgataaaacattaacattcctataatcataaaaaaataattaaacaaaagtcaTCCCTGCTTCAAAACATCAACTGCTAAATATATACACCCACTATACACTTtatcaaacacaaaaaccagCTATACATCTATACTCACTGGTTACTTTTTAAGGTACACCTGTGTTATGTCTTAGAAGTCTACAGTTGACTTGCAATCACCTTTTACACAGTCTACAATTGCAATCACCTTCTACACAGTTAATCAATTCTCTGAATTTACTCACTGGATATTATTTTGGTGCAGGCCATGTTCAACACCGTGTTAGCACTCATAGCGATGTGGGATGGTTGTGGCTGTTGAGCTAGTACAGGTTATTCAAACATGGCGATGTTGCTGCAATTTACATGTCAGTGTAACTGCTGTGTTGTAAGTGTCATTGTTATTGCTGTGTTGGGTttgtcagtgttactgctgtgttgggagcgtcagtgttactgctgtgttgGGAGTGTCAGTGTAACTGCTGTTTTGGGAgtgtcagtgttactgctgtgtttggagcgtcagtgttactgctgtgttgGGAGTGTCAGTGTAACTGCTGTTTTGGGAgtgtcagtgttactgctgtgttgGGTTTGTcagtgttattgttttgttggGAGCGTCCTCACACCCCAAAATATCTAGCTCACAGTGGTCTTGTGGACAGAAACTGACAACTGGTGAAAGACTACCTGAATGACCAAAACATTGTGCATGGCAAAAGTCAGGGTATAGACTATATTACTGTACACCTATACGGTGTTTCCAATAAAGTGGTATTTCTTAATAATGTGCAAGCGCATGTATCAAGCAAGGCTTTTGGTGACATACCAACTTTTCTCCATAAGTTAATTTTCAAAACTCTATATTTATATGACTTTAAAGTACAAAAGGAGTATCATCATATGCATCACCATGCATTACAGATGTGGCTGAGGCCAGGCCATACCACACAGTATCTTATTCCCATAACTCAGCAACTCACCAAAATAAGATGGCAAAGATCCACTGGGTTAacatgacacacagagagggtaGAGGGGGATGGTAGATTTTAAATATTGACAGTGGTCTGTAGACTGGCATATAGttatttgtaaaaacaaatgagaatGTTGCAGACTGATGATTAATGTGTTGTTGAAACAGAGAACCCACGCTTCCccataaattttatttaaaagtattcttcactttggggaaaaaaaaaccccgttttttttaaatttcgtttatcattttatattatCTTATTTTCATAGTTCTAGAAACGTACATTTTAAGTGACTATATCATAATGACATGTTCGTCACAAACTACCggactcaaaaaaaaaattttccaGAGTGAACACCCCTCTCGCTGTCACCAAGGCCGTCTTTATTTAAGCAGGGTTGGATGCGGTTGAGTGGGTCATTGAGCCTAAAGATTAGCTACAGTGGTCGAGCTCTTCATGGAGAATATACAGTTCTAGCGCTGGAACGCGTCCAGTGTGGGATTAAATATGTGGGATTAAACCTTCTTTGCAGCCACATTATTCTTCCGTTCTTTTTCTGACTGAAGTCCGCGTTTACCAAACCGATAGGGAGCTAGTTTAAGATTAAGGCATAAGGCATAAGGCAGCCAATTCCGTTATCTTTGTTTGTAATACTCTTAGGTTGTCTGAGGTTACAGTAACGGGTCCTGTGGGCTCATGGGCAGCTGCCCTTCTGTCTACCTCACTCTCCCCCCTAAAAGTTTTCTCTGCCGTGACTTCTGTGAACAACAGTTGTCAGGGCACCGATCATTGTGAAACTGGGGTGGGGGTTAAGAGGGAGTTTTCTCGAAAAATACTGCCACCTGCTGCTGATGAGGTGCAATTTCCGTCCTACCTTTCATCAAAGTTCtcccttttaaatgtttttcttgcctAATATGAAGTATGAAATTATTTACAGTGACATGCAGTTAATGTTAAACGTCCACACATCCAAAAATGAGAGCTGTGCAGCTATATGTGGAATttagatatatattatatatttcatgAACTAAACTCAAATTCAACTTTGCAGCAATCCTGGGAATGTATACACTGATGAGCAACAAGCAGTATTATGATGCGCTGGGTGCACATGGCAAGATTGCCAACACAGAGGGCATCAAGAGTATGTACTCCTTTCACATTAAGCTCAGCATCATATGCAGCTATCTGCTCTGTTTATCTTCCTTTAACCCAGTCTGGCCTGTGCTTCTGTAGGTGTGGTAAAGCCTGATGTGTATAAGACCTACCCGGATGAACCTCCCAATGACACAGATGTTGAGGATACACTGCACCGGATCCAGAAGAATGACAACAGCTTGACAGAAATCAACCTCAACAACATCCCGGTAATCTGAATTTAAATCCCAAAAGCAGCACTGCATAACCAACTGATGCTTTAGCAGGCTGTGACACCCAAAGACCTACATTAGCTATTAGTTGCATTTAGAATGGAACTTTTAGAGTGGTGTTTCTTAATTCAGTGCAATATGCTAGAAGGTCGACAATTTTGATTGCACCTAGCTCTTGATACACCAGTACTGGATATTTAGTTCTCTTTGTTCAGGCATGTTGGTAgttggaagaaagaaaacatgtgGACCATCTGGACCTAAGAGGATTCAGCAGTCTGGCACCCATGTATATTTCATAGATCTTAATATGTACTAAATTGTTGgttaaaataatattgtatGGATGATCTTGCAAGAAGTATGGTTACTGCCTCATGCTTTTTGTGACTCAAAGCTATGGAACTCCCATAAGCCATGGCTCCAAATGTTCTCACTGTGAATAAGAAATGTTTTGCTCCGTAATTTTGAGGtcagttttttccccccccccataaatGCTAATCTAGCGCTATTAGCATTAGCTCTATTTTGGAGATACTGAGCTGTATTTAATGtttcataaacacaaatacactattattattgttattattatcttGATACAGACTGCTTCTTCACTGAGAACAGTAGCAGTAacaagtgctttatcatttaggACATTCCCGTCCCAACGCTGAAAGAGATCTTTCATGCTATGAAGCGCAACACTCATGTACTGAGCCTGAGTATTGCTGCCACACGCAGCAATGATCCTGTGGCCCATGTGAGTACTCCTAAAGAGTATAATTCCTAATGCCTATGTGCCTGGACTGGACATTCACTAATCTTTCAAACTTTGTTTCAACATACCCATATTTGAACATCAGAGAAAAGAATTTAAGTGCATTTAACAAAAAGCATTCAACTAGGAGCATAATAACAGGAAAACTGGGTTTATGTAATGATGTATTCTTGTATTTGTAGGAAAACGTTAGATCAATATTGATATTATCTCTGTCTGCCCCCATTGGCCAGGCAATAGCAGAGATGTTAACTGAAAACACAACTCTACAGAGCCTGAATATTGAGTCTAACTTCATCACTGCAAATGGGATGATGGCTGTTATTAAAGCCCTGTGTGAAAACTCCACCCTTGCTGAAATCAAGATCGACAACCAGGTGAAAGCCTTAACCAGCATGACTGAACTATTGAACTGCTATCAGAAGCATGTTGTCTTTGGCATTAGTCGTAATCTCTCATAGTGTGTtccctgcagcagcagcagcagttccCTGCCTTAGTTGTGCCATTTCCATCCTGTTTTTAATTCTGGTTGACTGTGTGATTGACTGCATAAAGAGGCAGAAATTGGGCGACTCAGTTGAGATGGAGATTGCCTCTATGTTGGAGAACAACCCCTGCATCTTGAAGATTGGTTACCACTTCACGCAGCAGGGTCCTCGTGCCAGAGCAGCCATGGCCATCACCAGAAACAATGACTTCTGTGAGTTCATAAACATATTATTAGCCATGCCTTTTACAAGCACAACAGATCTCACAGAAGAGCATAACACACAGTGAATTggcttttatattttaatagttaTTCCCCCTAAGATGAAAAGTAGTGAATTAATCATATAATTCTCAGTGAGAAATTATCAGTTATACTTAGTTCAACCCAGGAACCCAGG contains:
- the tmod4 gene encoding tropomodulin-4, translated to MSKSDPRDIDEDAILRGLSAEELEQLEYELQEMDPENAMLPAGLRQRDQTKKSPTGPFDRIALLDHLEKQALEHQDREDLVPFTGEKKGKKFIPKPGTGQIPIEEQITLEPELEEALKNATDAEMCDIAAILGMYTLMSNKQYYDALGAHGKIANTEGIKSVVKPDVYKTYPDEPPNDTDVEDTLHRIQKNDNSLTEINLNNIPDIPVPTLKEIFHAMKRNTHVLSLSIAATRSNDPVAHAIAEMLTENTTLQSLNIESNFITANGMMAVIKALCENSTLAEIKIDNQRQKLGDSVEMEIASMLENNPCILKIGYHFTQQGPRARAAMAITRNNDFFRQQRIS